AGGGCGATGAAGACCAGCTTTGGTTAATGGGCGAGGCGAAGAAGCGCGGCTGCGGACGGTTTTTCAGCACGGCGTGGTCGCCGCCGGCGTGGATGAAGACCACGCATCAGGTGAATCGCGGCGGCCAGCTTGCGCCGGATAAGTATCAGGCCTTTGCCGACTATCTGGCCGAGTATGTGCTGGGCTACAAGAAGCACTTCGGCATCGACATTTATGCGCTCTCGCCGGCCAATGAGCCGGACTTTCTGGCGCCGTGGCCCTCGTGCATCTGGAGCGGGGAGCAGATGGCGGTCTTTCTGCGAACGGCGCTGATTCCAACTTTTCAGAAGAAGGGCGTCACCGCGCAGATTGTGGTGAATGAAGATGCCCGCTGGATGGATCTGGCGATCAACACGATTCTGGCCGATCCGGTCTGCGAGAAGGGCGTGAGCATTGTGGCCGCGCATGCTTATGCCGACGACGTGACGCCCTACGTGCCGCTGGCCGAGCGCACCGGCGTCTTTCACCAGGCGCTCAAGGATGGCAAGCGCGTCTGGCAGACCGAGGTAAGCGCCGACGGCAAGAACATCACCAACATCACCGACGGCATCTACTGGGCGCGGCTCGTGCACCGGCACCTGGTGGAAGACCAGGTGAGCGGATGGCTGTGGTGGTGGGGCGCATCGCTCGCGGGCAACTATCGCGGCTCACTTGTCGGGTTGGACCTCAAGACAGGGACCTATCAGCTCACCAAGCGGCTTTACACCATCGGGCAGTATGCCCGGTTCATTCGGCCCGGCGCGCATCGCATTGAGGCGACCCAGACTCCGGCTACGGATGTGGATTTCTCCGCCTATCGCGATGAGGCGAGCGGCAAGACCATTCTGGTGGCCATCAACAAGGGCTATGCGGAGCAGGCTTTTCCGGTGCAGTTGAGCGGCGCGACGGCCACTCGCTGCCAGGCGGTGCGGACCTCGGCGAGCGAAAACCATGCCGCGCTGCCGCCGGTGGAGGTGAAGAATAACCGCATCGTGGCCGTGGCTGCTCCCGAAAGCGTGACCACCTGGGTGCTGGCCTAAGGCCAGCGCCCGGTGGGGCGATGTGATCTGCGTTACGCCAGCGAGTGCGCCGAATCTGCGAAGATAGAAGGAGCATGGCGCACCTGCAGGATCAGCTCGACCTCATTACCGAAAACACCCGTAACCTGGTGCAGCCGGAGCGGCTCGCCATCAGCGACCGCGCGGTCGAGGAGCTGTTCACGACCGGCATTGAGCAGCACATTTTGCCTGTGGGTGCGAAGGCCCCGGAGTTTGAGTTGCCGGATGCGACCGGGCGCACCGTTCGCTCACAGGACTTGCTGGCGCTCGGGCCGCTGGTGATCAACTTCTTTCGCGGGCGCTGGTGCCCCTACTGCGTGACAGAGCTGGAGGCATGGCGTGACCTGTATCCGGTAGTGCGCGAGCAGGGTGGGCTGGTGGTGGCTATTTCGCCGCAGACGCAGCGCCAGAGCGACTTCACGGCGGGGCACCACAAGCTGCCGTTTCCGCTGCTGACCGATTTTGAGTGTCAGTTGGCCAGCCAGTTCGGCCTGATGTACTCCGTGCCCGATTATCAGCGGAATTACTACCGCAGCATTCTGGTCAACATTCCTTTTGTGAATGGGGAAGAGAGCTGGCGGCTGCCGCTGCCGGCCACCTACGTGGTGGGGCAGGATGGCACGGTGGTGTTTGCCGAGGCGTATGCCGATTTTCGCGTGCGGCCCGAGCCGGAAGAGGTGCTGGCACCGTTGCTGGCCCGGCAACGATAGTCCCGGCAACGATAGTCTTCGAGCTCCCGGCCAGTCTTTGCATCCTCGGCGGGCGGGAAGCATCTATTGGGTATATGAGACAGGCGGCCGGACGTTGCCCGGGCGGATTTGTCTCGTTCCAGAACGATAATTACTATTAAACAAGAGAAGATGTTGATGCATGCCGCGGAGCAATTTCGGGCAATTTGTGAAGAAGCCGGCCTGGCGGTGACCCACCAGCGGCTGGTGATCTGGGAGAAGCTGGCCACGATGCCTGGCCATCCCAGCCCGGAAGAGGTGTATGCGCAGGTGAAGGAGGAGATTCCCTCCATTTCGCTGGCGACGGTCTACAAGACGATTCATCTGTTTGTGGATACGGGCATCTTTCGCGAAGCGAGCCCGCACCATGGCTCCATGCGGGTGGAAACCAACCACGAGCCGCATCATCATCTGGTTTGCCGCGTCTGCAAATCAATTACCGACATTCCCTCGGAGCAACTCGGGTTTGGCGGACCGCTGGGGGATGTGCCCGGCGGATTTCTGGTGGAGAGGTACGCCGTCGATGTCCTGGGGATATGCGCCGGGTGCCGAAAACCAGCCTGATACGCAAGTTTTCTCTGTAGTCTTCAAGATCAAAATTTAACCAACCCCAACTCTTCAGGAGAGCACTACCCATGCTTACCGTAGGCGAAAAGTTTCCTTCATTCAGCGTGACGGCGACCGTCAGCACCGACAAGAACAAGGCGTTTGAGACCATCACGGATGAGTCGTATGCCGGCAAGTGGAAGATCTACTTCTTCTGGCCGAAGGACTTCACCTTTGTGTGCCCGACCGAGATTGCCGCGTTCGGCAAGCTGAACGGCGAGTTCCAGGACCGCGACGCGCAGGTGCTGGGCGGCAGCATCGACTCAGAGTTTGTTCACCTGGCGTGGCGCAACAACCACGAAGACCTGAAGGACCTGCCTTTCCCGATGCTGGCCGACGTGAAGCGCGACCTGTGCGGGCAGCTCGGCATTCTGGACGTGAATGCCGGTGTGGCGCAGCGGGCAACCTTCATCGTCGATCCGGAGAACATCATTCGCTTTGTGTACGTGACCGATCTGTCAGTGGGCCGCAATCCGCAGGAAGTGCTGCGCGTGCTGGACGCCCTGCAGACCGACGAGCTTTGCCCCTGCAACTGGCAGAAGGGCGAAGAGACGCTCACCGTCTAAGCCAAAGCAAGCCAACCGCGCGCGGCGTCTGGAGCAGCTCCGGCGCCGCGTGCCTGTCTCACAGAACAGAAGGGATCAGGAAATGCCGATCGATACCGTGATGGAAACACTGCCGGGCTATGCAAAGGACATCAAGCTGAACTACTCCACGCTGGTGCGGCAGAACACTGAACTGACTCCGCAGCAGTTGTGGGGCACGGTGGTGGCGAGCGCGATTGCCACCCGCAATGACACGCTGACAGCGGCGGCGCTGGAAGATGGTGCGCAGCACCTCTCAGAGCAGGCGCTCGAAGCGGCGCGTATTGCGGCGGCGCTGATGAGCATGAACAACATCTTTTACCGATTCCAGCACCTGAGCAGCAATGAGAAGTACGCGACCATGCCGGCGCGGCTGCGCATGAACGGCATGCGGACGCATGGCGTGGAGCCTGTGGACTTTGAGCTGTGGTCGCTGGCCGTTTCGGCCATCAACGGCTGCGGCAAGTGCGTGGACAGCCACGAGAAGGTGCTGCGCGAAAAGGGCGCAGGCGAGGATCTGGTGCTGGCGGCCGTGCGGGTGGCCTCGGTGATTCATGCCATTGGCGCGGTGCTCGATGCCGAGAAGGTACACCAGCCGGAAGCGGCGATGGCGTAAGAGCCGACCCCGAGGGACGGAAGCCTTGTCTGAGGGGAGCCGGATGACCAAAGTACCGGAGGAATGCCGGGAGGCGCGGAGGAATCCGCGCC
The DNA window shown above is from Acidobacterium capsulatum ATCC 51196 and carries:
- a CDS encoding glycoside hydrolase family 30 protein; this encodes MPVTRREFVRHAAATAAVAASAPRLLAQSVNVASGALVDAGMEHQVMDGFGFSEAFHQARNLQDMPEPARTQLLDLLYDQKKGLGFSILRNIIGDGGAGQKSRNGSSGTIEPAPGEWNWKGDEDQLWLMGEAKKRGCGRFFSTAWSPPAWMKTTHQVNRGGQLAPDKYQAFADYLAEYVLGYKKHFGIDIYALSPANEPDFLAPWPSCIWSGEQMAVFLRTALIPTFQKKGVTAQIVVNEDARWMDLAINTILADPVCEKGVSIVAAHAYADDVTPYVPLAERTGVFHQALKDGKRVWQTEVSADGKNITNITDGIYWARLVHRHLVEDQVSGWLWWWGASLAGNYRGSLVGLDLKTGTYQLTKRLYTIGQYARFIRPGAHRIEATQTPATDVDFSAYRDEASGKTILVAINKGYAEQAFPVQLSGATATRCQAVRTSASENHAALPPVEVKNNRIVAVAAPESVTTWVLA
- a CDS encoding peroxiredoxin-like family protein, translating into MAHLQDQLDLITENTRNLVQPERLAISDRAVEELFTTGIEQHILPVGAKAPEFELPDATGRTVRSQDLLALGPLVINFFRGRWCPYCVTELEAWRDLYPVVREQGGLVVAISPQTQRQSDFTAGHHKLPFPLLTDFECQLASQFGLMYSVPDYQRNYYRSILVNIPFVNGEESWRLPLPATYVVGQDGTVVFAEAYADFRVRPEPEEVLAPLLARQR
- a CDS encoding Fur family transcriptional regulator gives rise to the protein MLMHAAEQFRAICEEAGLAVTHQRLVIWEKLATMPGHPSPEEVYAQVKEEIPSISLATVYKTIHLFVDTGIFREASPHHGSMRVETNHEPHHHLVCRVCKSITDIPSEQLGFGGPLGDVPGGFLVERYAVDVLGICAGCRKPA
- a CDS encoding peroxiredoxin; translation: MLTVGEKFPSFSVTATVSTDKNKAFETITDESYAGKWKIYFFWPKDFTFVCPTEIAAFGKLNGEFQDRDAQVLGGSIDSEFVHLAWRNNHEDLKDLPFPMLADVKRDLCGQLGILDVNAGVAQRATFIVDPENIIRFVYVTDLSVGRNPQEVLRVLDALQTDELCPCNWQKGEETLTV
- a CDS encoding carboxymuconolactone decarboxylase family protein, whose translation is MPIDTVMETLPGYAKDIKLNYSTLVRQNTELTPQQLWGTVVASAIATRNDTLTAAALEDGAQHLSEQALEAARIAAALMSMNNIFYRFQHLSSNEKYATMPARLRMNGMRTHGVEPVDFELWSLAVSAINGCGKCVDSHEKVLREKGAGEDLVLAAVRVASVIHAIGAVLDAEKVHQPEAAMA